A window of the Parabacteroides merdae ATCC 43184 genome harbors these coding sequences:
- a CDS encoding DUF1896 domain-containing protein, which yields MNNKKKNEGQTDFSYYGLYLLDYLRTNKFEQADDTAFIRERADRAAETYERARLEGYPADGAQELAMDTLLRGLHYSRYAILREVVENEFADEVPEEKREAFVLKLLPLVGNVFSVYDLSDDNFALSSDYDLLYTELTGATVLYLDEYGV from the coding sequence ATGAACAACAAGAAGAAAAACGAGGGTCAGACCGACTTTTCCTATTACGGTCTGTACCTGCTGGACTATCTCCGCACGAACAAGTTTGAACAGGCTGACGACACCGCTTTCATACGGGAACGGGCCGACCGTGCCGCCGAAACGTATGAGAGGGCACGGCTTGAAGGCTATCCCGCCGATGGTGCGCAGGAACTGGCGATGGACACGCTGCTGCGCGGGCTGCATTATTCCCGTTACGCCATCCTCCGCGAAGTCGTGGAAAACGAGTTTGCCGATGAAGTGCCGGAAGAGAAGCGTGAAGCCTTTGTCCTGAAACTGCTGCCGCTTGTCGGCAACGTGTTCTCCGTCTATGACCTCTCGGATGACAATTTCGCCCTGTCTTCCGATTACGACCTGCTCTACACGGAGCTGACGGGAGCAACCGTCCTTTACTTAGACGAATATGGCGTTTAA
- a CDS encoding N-6 DNA methylase codes for MAFNRKQKLRDNIEAIRTAFILDRENRTATTEERAILQRYCGFGGLKCILNPAKELTDAVRWAKSDLELFAPTVELHRLIRENSKDETEYKRFVDSLKASVLTAFYTPKEITDTIADVLADYSVRPARMLEPSAGVGVFVDSMLRHSPNADVMAFEKDLLTGTILRHLYPDQKMRTCGFEKIERPFNNYFDLAVSNIPFGDIAVFDAEFQRSDSFGRRSAQKTIHNYFFLKGLDAVRDGGIVAFITSQGVLNSTKTSVRNELFSQANLVSAIRLPNNLFTDNAGTEVGSDLIVLQKNLSKKEMSQDERLMTVIQTDTKTALTDNAYFIHHPERIVHTMAKLDTDPYGKPAMVYLHEGKAAGIAGDLRRMLDEDFHYRLAMRLYSGSIRQAGTEEKVAVQNKVERPAIKLETVSSAQTVETPTEKPQPADEKPEIEPRPQYSAGVQLTLLDLWGMTEEVSQPKTSKKKKTVKKAVTAKSTPPKPKVTVTPTAPTAKPAMENKEVKAENTAKPADPDDIYATLDWDTNPPINGFYEMMMGLTPERRKELRELARQHNEKQVAEKTEVKAVPETSREQPRQEETQPEAVAAPAVTDTPSEAVGTFLFPDIEAEKPKEEVVDLSPRAYHRTPEMHLREGSLVADRGRHNIGYLKDITPYGATFQPLDLKGYQKEKALLYVSLRDAYERLYRYESLRREANVPWREHLNTCYDEFVMRYGNLNAKQNVKLVMMDAGGRDILSLERMENGKFVKADIFEHPVSFAVESHANVGSPEEALSASLNKYGTVNLDYMREITDSTAEDLLTALQGRIYYNPLVTGYEIKDRFIAGNVIEKAERIEAWMGDNPENERMPEVKQALEALKDAEPQRIAFEDLDFNFGERWIPTGVYAAYMSRLFDTEVKIAYSASMDEFSVVCGYRTMKITDEFLVKGYYRNYDGMHLLKHALHNTCPDMMKSIGKDEHGNDIKMRDSEGIQLANAKIDEIRNGFSEWLEEQSPQFKERLVTMYNRKFNCFVRPRYDGSHQTFPDLNLKGLASRGIKSVYPSQMDCVWMLKQNGGGICDHEVGTGKTLIMCIAAHEMKRLNLAHKPMIIGLKANVAEIAATYQAAYPNARILYASEKDFSTANRVRFFNNIKNNDYDCVIMSHDQFGKIPQSPELQQRILQAELDTVEENLEVLRQQGKNVSRAMLKGLEKRKHNLEAKLEKVEHAIKSRTDDVVDFKQMGIDHIFIDESHQFKNLTFNTRHDRVAGLGNSEGSQKALNMLFAIRTIQERTGKDLGATFLSGTTISNSLTELYLLFKYLRPKELERQDIRCFDAWAAIFAKKTTDFEFNVTNNVVQKERFRYFIKVPELAAFYNEITDYRTAEDVGVDRPAKNEILHHIPPTPEQEDFIQKLMQFAKTGDATLLGRLPLSETEEKAKMLIATDYARKMALDMRMIDPNYEDHPDNKASHCAKMIAEYYQKYDAQKGTQFVFSDLGTYQPGDGWNVYSEIKRKLTEDYGIPPSEVRFIQECKTDKARKAVIDAMNAGTVRVLFGSTSMLGTGVNAQKRCVAIHHLDTPWRPSDLQQRDGRGVRAGNEIAKHFAGNNVDVIIYAVEKSLDSYKFNLLHCKQTFISQLKSGAMGARTIDEGAMDEKSGMNFSEYMALLSGNTDLLDKAKLEKRIASLEGERKSFNKGKRDSEFKLESKTGELRNNTAFIDAMTEDWNRFLSVVQTDKEGNRLNIIKVDGVDSADEKVIGKRLQEIAKNATTGGLYTQVGELYGFPIKVVSERILKEGLEFTDNRFVVEGNYKYTYNNGHLAMADPLAAARNFLNAMERIPSIIDQYKAKNEVLEMEIPQLQEIAGKVWKKEDELKQLKSELAALDRKIQLELAPPTPEVAEKENEGQQLKPEAEDVRNRQAQYPENAPPQIRSPADSIVANHVIIGRPGLYAKEETRSKGLKI; via the coding sequence ATGGCGTTTAACCGCAAACAGAAACTGCGGGACAACATCGAGGCGATACGGACGGCATTCATCCTTGACAGGGAAAATAGGACAGCGACAACCGAAGAGCGTGCCATACTTCAAAGGTACTGCGGTTTCGGCGGTCTGAAATGTATCCTCAACCCTGCAAAGGAACTGACGGATGCCGTCCGGTGGGCGAAATCCGACCTCGAACTGTTCGCCCCGACGGTGGAGCTGCACAGGCTTATCCGTGAGAACAGCAAGGACGAAACAGAGTACAAGCGGTTTGTGGATTCGCTGAAAGCGTCCGTGCTGACCGCTTTCTACACCCCCAAAGAGATAACCGACACCATCGCGGACGTGCTGGCAGATTACAGCGTCCGCCCCGCCCGTATGCTCGAACCGTCGGCAGGTGTCGGCGTGTTCGTGGATTCCATGCTGCGGCACAGCCCCAATGCGGATGTGATGGCTTTCGAGAAGGATCTGCTCACGGGTACAATCTTGAGGCATCTCTATCCCGACCAGAAAATGCGCACCTGCGGTTTTGAGAAAATCGAAAGACCGTTCAACAATTATTTCGACTTGGCGGTGTCCAACATTCCGTTCGGTGACATTGCCGTGTTCGACGCGGAGTTTCAGCGGAGCGACTCTTTCGGCAGACGCTCCGCCCAGAAAACCATCCACAACTATTTCTTTCTCAAAGGACTGGATGCCGTGCGTGACGGCGGTATCGTGGCGTTCATCACCTCGCAAGGGGTATTGAATAGCACCAAGACCTCCGTGCGTAACGAGCTGTTCAGTCAGGCCAATCTGGTATCCGCGATACGCCTGCCCAACAACCTGTTCACGGACAACGCGGGCACGGAGGTGGGCAGTGACCTGATTGTCCTGCAAAAGAACCTCAGCAAGAAGGAAATGTCGCAGGACGAGCGGCTGATGACCGTGATACAGACGGACACGAAAACCGCCCTGACCGACAACGCCTATTTCATCCACCACCCGGAACGCATCGTGCATACGATGGCGAAACTTGACACAGACCCCTACGGGAAGCCCGCTATGGTTTATCTGCACGAGGGCAAGGCAGCAGGCATCGCCGGGGATTTGCGCCGTATGCTCGACGAGGATTTCCATTACAGGCTTGCCATGCGCTTGTATTCGGGTTCAATCCGGCAGGCAGGAACGGAAGAAAAAGTTGCCGTTCAAAATAAAGTAGAGCGTCCTGCCATAAAATTGGAAACAGTATCCTCGGCGCAGACGGTGGAAACTCCGACAGAAAAGCCGCAACCCGCAGATGAAAAGCCGGAGATAGAACCGCGCCCGCAATATTCCGCAGGCGTGCAGCTCACCCTGCTTGACCTCTGGGGGATGACGGAAGAGGTCAGCCAACCGAAAACCTCCAAAAAGAAAAAGACGGTGAAAAAGGCAGTTACGGCAAAGTCCACTCCGCCCAAACCGAAAGTCACGGTTACACCGACAGCTCCAACTGCAAAACCCGCAATGGAGAATAAGGAGGTGAAAGCGGAGAACACCGCCAAGCCTGCCGACCCGGACGACATCTATGCCACACTGGACTGGGATACCAATCCTCCCATCAACGGTTTCTATGAAATGATGATGGGTTTGACGCCGGAGCGTAGGAAAGAACTTCGGGAACTGGCAAGGCAGCATAACGAGAAACAAGTGGCGGAAAAGACGGAAGTGAAAGCCGTGCCGGAAACTTCCCGTGAGCAGCCACGACAGGAGGAAACACAGCCGGAGGCAGTCGCCGCACCTGCCGTTACAGATACCCCATCGGAAGCGGTGGGGACTTTCCTTTTCCCCGACATCGAAGCGGAAAAGCCGAAGGAGGAAGTCGTGGACCTTTCTCCGCGTGCCTACCACCGCACGCCGGAGATGCACCTGCGCGAAGGGTCGCTGGTGGCTGACCGGGGGCGTCATAACATCGGCTACCTGAAAGACATCACGCCATACGGGGCGACATTCCAGCCGCTCGACCTGAAAGGATACCAGAAGGAAAAGGCGTTGTTGTATGTGTCGCTGCGTGACGCCTACGAGCGTCTGTACCGTTATGAATCGCTCCGGCGCGAGGCAAATGTTCCGTGGCGAGAGCATCTGAATACCTGTTACGATGAGTTTGTCATGCGCTACGGCAACCTCAACGCCAAGCAGAACGTGAAGTTAGTGATGATGGATGCGGGCGGGCGCGACATCCTTTCGCTGGAACGGATGGAAAACGGAAAGTTCGTCAAGGCGGACATCTTCGAGCATCCTGTTTCCTTCGCGGTGGAGAGCCATGCCAACGTAGGCTCTCCCGAAGAAGCCCTGTCTGCGTCGCTCAACAAATATGGTACGGTCAATCTCGACTATATGCGGGAGATAACCGACAGCACGGCGGAGGATTTGCTCACTGCCCTGCAAGGGCGCATCTACTACAATCCGCTCGTGACCGGTTACGAAATCAAAGACCGTTTCATCGCCGGAAATGTCATAGAGAAAGCGGAACGCATAGAGGCATGGATGGGTGACAATCCCGAAAATGAGCGTATGCCGGAGGTGAAGCAGGCGTTGGAGGCTCTGAAAGATGCCGAGCCGCAGCGCATCGCCTTCGAGGATCTGGACTTCAATTTCGGGGAACGCTGGATTCCGACGGGTGTCTATGCCGCCTACATGAGCCGGCTGTTCGACACGGAGGTGAAAATCGCCTATTCCGCAAGCATGGACGAGTTTTCGGTGGTGTGCGGCTACCGCACCATGAAAATCACGGACGAGTTTCTGGTGAAGGGGTATTACCGGAACTATGACGGTATGCACCTCCTAAAACACGCCCTGCACAACACCTGCCCTGACATGATGAAGTCCATCGGCAAGGACGAGCATGGCAACGACATCAAGATGCGCGACAGCGAGGGAATACAACTCGCCAACGCCAAGATTGACGAGATACGAAACGGCTTCTCCGAATGGCTCGAAGAGCAGTCGCCGCAGTTCAAGGAGCGGCTTGTGACGATGTATAACCGCAAGTTCAACTGTTTCGTGCGCCCGCGCTACGACGGCTCCCATCAGACCTTTCCCGACCTCAACCTGAAAGGGCTGGCAAGCCGGGGTATCAAGAGCGTCTATCCCTCACAGATGGATTGCGTCTGGATGTTGAAACAGAACGGCGGCGGAATTTGCGACCACGAGGTGGGAACCGGTAAGACGCTGATAATGTGCATCGCCGCGCATGAGATGAAGCGTCTGAATTTGGCACACAAGCCGATGATTATCGGGCTGAAAGCCAACGTTGCGGAGATTGCAGCCACCTATCAGGCGGCATATCCCAACGCACGTATTCTGTACGCTTCGGAGAAGGACTTTTCGACCGCCAACCGTGTGCGCTTCTTCAATAATATAAAGAACAACGACTACGATTGCGTCATCATGTCGCACGACCAGTTCGGCAAGATACCGCAGTCGCCGGAATTGCAGCAGCGCATCCTGCAAGCAGAGCTTGACACGGTGGAGGAAAACCTCGAAGTGCTACGGCAGCAGGGAAAGAACGTGTCGCGGGCGATGCTGAAAGGATTGGAGAAGCGCAAGCACAACCTTGAAGCGAAGCTGGAGAAGGTGGAACACGCCATAAAGTCACGCACGGACGACGTGGTGGATTTCAAGCAGATGGGCATCGACCACATCTTCATAGATGAGAGCCACCAGTTCAAGAATCTGACTTTCAACACGCGCCACGACCGTGTGGCGGGATTGGGAAACAGCGAGGGAAGCCAGAAGGCACTTAACATGCTCTTTGCCATACGCACCATACAGGAGCGCACAGGAAAAGACTTGGGTGCGACCTTCCTCTCCGGCACGACTATCAGCAACTCACTGACTGAATTGTACCTGCTGTTCAAGTACCTGCGCCCGAAGGAGCTGGAACGGCAGGACATAAGGTGTTTCGACGCTTGGGCGGCGATATTTGCCAAGAAGACGACGGATTTTGAATTTAACGTGACGAACAATGTGGTCCAGAAGGAGCGTTTCCGCTACTTCATCAAAGTGCCGGAGCTTGCCGCCTTCTATAATGAAATCACGGACTACCGCACGGCGGAGGATGTGGGCGTTGACCGTCCTGCCAAGAACGAGATACTGCACCATATACCGCCCACGCCGGAACAGGAGGACTTCATACAGAAACTGATGCAGTTCGCCAAGACGGGCGATGCCACCTTGTTGGGCAGGCTGCCGCTTTCGGAAACGGAAGAAAAGGCGAAGATGCTCATCGCCACGGACTATGCCCGGAAAATGGCACTCGACATGCGCATGATAGACCCGAATTACGAAGATCATCCCGACAACAAAGCGAGTCACTGTGCCAAGATGATCGCGGAGTATTATCAAAAATACGACGCCCAGAAAGGCACGCAGTTCGTTTTCTCTGATTTGGGGACATACCAGCCGGGCGACGGGTGGAACGTCTATTCGGAAATCAAGCGCAAACTGACGGAGGACTACGGTATACCGCCAAGCGAGGTGCGCTTCATTCAGGAGTGCAAGACCGACAAGGCGCGGAAGGCGGTGATAGACGCCATGAACGCCGGGACGGTGCGTGTGCTGTTCGGCTCTACCTCTATGCTCGGAACGGGTGTGAACGCCCAGAAACGGTGTGTGGCTATCCATCATCTCGATACGCCGTGGCGACCGTCCGACTTGCAACAGCGTGACGGACGCGGAGTTAGGGCAGGTAATGAGATTGCCAAACATTTCGCCGGGAACAACGTGGATGTAATCATCTACGCGGTGGAGAAGTCACTGGACAGCTACAAGTTCAACCTCCTGCACTGCAAGCAGACTTTCATAAGCCAGCTCAAAAGCGGTGCGATGGGTGCGCGTACCATCGACGAGGGGGCAATGGACGAAAAATCGGGCATGAATTTCTCGGAATACATGGCGTTGCTCTCCGGCAATACCGACCTGTTGGACAAGGCGAAACTGGAAAAGCGGATCGCATCGCTCGAAGGGGAACGCAAGTCGTTCAACAAGGGCAAGCGTGATTCGGAGTTCAAGCTGGAGTCAAAGACCGGCGAGTTGCGCAACAACACGGCTTTCATAGATGCCATGACGGAGGACTGGAACCGCTTCCTGTCGGTGGTGCAGACCGACAAGGAGGGCAACCGCCTTAATATAATAAAGGTGGACGGAGTGGATTCCGCCGATGAGAAGGTCATCGGAAAGCGTTTGCAGGAGATAGCCAAGAATGCCACGACCGGAGGGTTGTACACGCAGGTCGGTGAACTTTACGGTTTTCCGATAAAGGTGGTGAGCGAAAGGATACTCAAAGAGGGATTGGAGTTCACCGACAACCGCTTCGTGGTCGAGGGGAACTACAAGTACACCTACAACAACGGGCATCTGGCGATGGCTGACCCGTTGGCCGCCGCCCGCAACTTCCTCAACGCGATGGAGAGGATACCCTCCATCATCGACCAGTACAAGGCGAAGAACGAGGTGCTGGAGATGGAGATACCGCAGTTACAGGAGATAGCGGGTAAGGTGTGGAAGAAGGAGGACGAGCTGAAGCAGTTGAAGTCCGAACTTGCCGCCCTTGACCGAAAAATTCAGCTGGAGCTTGCGCCACCCACGCCCGAAGTCGCAGAAAAGGAGAATGAAGGGCAACAGCTCAAGCCGGAAGCGGAAGATGTGAGGAACAGGCAGGCGCAATATCCCGAAAATGCACCGCCGCAGATACGCAGTCCGGCGGATAGTATCGTTGCCAACCATGTCATAATCGGGCGTCCGGGACTGTATGCCAAGGAGGAAACCCGGTCCAAAGGATTGAAAATATAA
- the tet(Q) gene encoding tetracycline resistance ribosomal protection protein Tet(Q), which yields MNIINLGILAHIDAGKTSVTENLLFASGATEKCGRVDNGDTITDSMDIEKRRGITVRASTTSIIWNGVKCNIIDTPGHMDFIAEVERTFKMLDGAVLILSAKEGIQAQTKLLFSTLQKLQIPTIIFINKIDRAGVNLERLYMDIKTNLSQDVLFMQTVVDGSVYPVCSQTYIKEEYKEFVCNHDDDILERYLADSEISPADYWNTIIALVAKAKVYPVLHGSAMFNIGINELLDAISSFILPPASVSNRLSAYLYKIEHDPKGHKRSFLKIIDGSLRLRDVVRINDSEKFIKIKNLKTIYQGREINVDEVGANDIAIVEDIEDFRIGDYLGAKPCLIQGLSHQHPALKSSVRPNKPEERSKVISALNTLWIEDPSLSFSINSYSDELEISLYGLTQKEIIQTLLEERFSVKVHFDEIKTIYKERPIKKVNKIIQIEVPPNPYWATIGLTLEPLPLGAGLQIESDISYGYLNHSFQNAVFEGIRMSCQSGLHGWEVTDLKVTFTQAEYYSPVSTPADFRQLTPYVFRLALQQSGVDILEPMLCFELQIPQVASSKAITDLQKLMSEIEDISCNNEWCHIKGKVPLNTSKDYASEVSSYTKGLGIFMVKPCGYQITKDGYSDNIRMNEKDKLLFMFQKSMSLK from the coding sequence ATGAATATTATAAATTTAGGAATTCTTGCTCACATTGATGCAGGAAAAACTTCCGTAACCGAGAATCTGCTGTTTGCCAGTGGAGCAACGGAAAAGTGCGGCCGTGTGGATAATGGTGACACCATAACGGACTCTATGGATATAGAGAAACGTAGAGGAATTACTGTCCGGGCTTCTACGACATCTATTATCTGGAATGGAGTGAAATGCAATATCATTGACACTCCGGGACACATGGATTTTATTGCGGAAGTGGAGCGGACATTCAAAATGCTTGATGGAGCAGTCCTCATCTTATCCGCAAAGGAAGGCATACAAGCGCAGACAAAGTTGCTGTTCAGTACTTTACAAAAGCTGCAAATCCCGACAATTATATTTATCAATAAGATTGACCGTGCCGGTGTGAATTTGGAGCGTTTGTATATGGATATAAAAACAAATCTGTCGCAAGATGTCCTGTTTATGCAAACTGTTGTCGATGGATCGGTTTATCCGGTTTGCTCCCAAACATATATAAAGGAAGAATACAAAGAATTTGTATGCAACCATGACGACGATATATTAGAACGATATTTGGCGGATAGCGAAATTTCACCGGCTGATTATTGGAATACGATAATCGCTCTTGTGGCAAAAGCCAAAGTCTATCCGGTGCTACATGGATCAGCAATGTTCAATATCGGTATCAATGAGTTGTTGGACGCCATTTCTTCTTTTATACTTCCTCCGGCATCAGTCTCAAACAGACTTTCAGCTTATCTCTATAAGATAGAGCATGACCCCAAAGGGCATAAAAGAAGTTTTCTTAAAATAATTGACGGAAGTCTGAGACTTCGAGACGTTGTAAGAATCAACGATTCGGAAAAATTCATCAAGATTAAAAATCTAAAGACTATTTATCAGGGCAGAGAGATAAATGTTGATGAAGTGGGTGCCAATGATATCGCGATTGTAGAAGATATAGAAGATTTTCGAATCGGAGATTATTTAGGTGCTAAACCTTGTTTGATTCAAGGATTATCTCATCAGCATCCCGCTCTCAAATCCTCCGTCCGGCCAAATAAGCCCGAAGAGAGAAGCAAGGTGATATCCGCTCTGAATACATTGTGGATTGAAGACCCGTCTTTGTCCTTTTCCATAAACTCATATAGTGATGAATTGGAAATCTCGTTATATGGTTTGACCCAAAAGGAAATCATACAGACATTGCTGGAAGAACGATTTTCCGTAAAGGTCCATTTTGATGAGATCAAGACTATCTACAAAGAACGACCTATAAAAAAGGTCAATAAGATTATTCAGATCGAAGTACCACCCAACCCTTACTGGGCCACAATAGGGCTGACTCTTGAACCCTTACCGTTAGGGGCAGGGTTGCAAATCGAAAGTGACATCTCCTATGGTTATCTGAACCATTCTTTTCAAAATGCCGTTTTTGAAGGGATTCGTATGTCTTGCCAATCTGGTTTACATGGATGGGAAGTGACAGATCTGAAAGTAACTTTTACTCAAGCCGAGTATTATAGCCCGGTAAGTACACCTGCTGATTTCAGACAGCTGACCCCTTATGTCTTCAGGCTGGCTTTGCAACAGTCAGGTGTGGACATTCTCGAACCGATGCTCTGTTTTGAGTTGCAGATACCCCAAGTAGCGAGTTCCAAAGCTATTACAGATTTGCAAAAACTGATGTCTGAGATTGAAGACATCAGTTGTAATAATGAGTGGTGTCATATTAAAGGGAAAGTTCCATTAAATACAAGTAAAGACTATGCCTCAGAAGTAAGTTCGTACACTAAGGGCTTAGGCATTTTTATGGTTAAGCCATGTGGGTATCAAATAACAAAAGACGGTTATTCTGATAATATCCGCATGAACGAAAAAGATAAACTTTTATTCATGTTCCAAAAATCAATGTCATTAAAATAA
- a CDS encoding hybrid sensor histidine kinase/response regulator, whose protein sequence is MERSGNFYKAIRLGYILISILIGCMAYNSLYEWQEIEALELGNKKIDELRKEINNINIQMIKFSLLGETILEWNDKDIEHYHARRMAMDSMLCRFKATYPAERIDSVRSLLEDKERQMFQIVRLMDEQQSINKKIANQIPVIVQKSVQEQSKKPKRKGFLGIFGKKKEVTPAVSTTILHSVNRNVISEQKVQDRQLSEQADSLAARNAELNRQLQELICQIEEKVQTELQSRENEIVAMREKSFMQVGGLMGFVLLLLLISYIIIHRDAKSIKQYKHKTTDLIRQLEQSVQRNEALITSRKKAVHTITHELRTPLTAITGYAGLIRKEQCEDKSGQYIQNILQSSDRMRDMLNTLLDFFRLDNGKEQPRLSPCRISAITHTLETEFMPVAVNKGLSLSVKTGHDAIVLTDKERIIQIGNNLLSNAVKFTEEGGVSLITEYDNGVLTLVVEDTGTGMTEEEQKQAFGAFERLSNAAAKEGFGLGLAIMRNIVSMLGGTIRLDSKKGKGSRFTVEISMQEAEEQLGYTSNTPVYHNNKFHDVVAIDNDEVLLLMLKEMYSQEGIHCDTCTDAAALMEMIRQKEYSLLLTDLNMPDINGFELLELLRSSNVGNSPTIPVVVATASGSCNKGELLAKGFAGCLFKPFSISELMEVSDRCAIKATPDGKPDFSALLSYGNEAVMLEKLITETEKEMQAVRDAAKEKDLQKLDSLIHHLRSSWEVLRADQPLNVLYGLLRGDALPDGEALSHAVTAVLDKGVEIIRLAEEERRKYEDE, encoded by the coding sequence ATGGAGCGGTCAGGAAATTTCTATAAGGCAATACGGTTGGGATATATACTTATCTCCATTCTTATCGGATGTATGGCATATAATAGCCTCTATGAATGGCAGGAGATAGAAGCATTAGAACTTGGCAATAAAAAAATAGACGAGCTCCGAAAAGAAATAAACAATATCAATATTCAAATGATAAAATTTTCTCTATTGGGTGAAACAATACTGGAATGGAACGATAAAGATATCGAGCATTACCATGCACGGCGTATGGCAATGGACAGTATGCTCTGCCGTTTCAAGGCCACCTATCCAGCAGAGCGCATCGATAGTGTGCGCAGTCTTTTAGAGGATAAGGAACGACAGATGTTCCAGATAGTCCGGTTAATGGATGAACAACAATCTATTAACAAGAAGATAGCCAATCAAATTCCGGTTATTGTACAGAAAAGTGTGCAGGAACAGTCCAAAAAGCCAAAACGAAAAGGTTTCTTAGGCATATTCGGCAAAAAAAAGGAAGTAACTCCAGCAGTATCAACCACTATCCTTCATTCGGTCAATAGAAACGTAATCAGCGAACAGAAAGTGCAGGATCGCCAATTGTCGGAACAAGCCGACAGCCTTGCAGCTCGTAATGCAGAACTTAACAGACAACTGCAAGAATTGATTTGCCAAATAGAAGAAAAGGTACAAACCGAACTGCAAAGCCGGGAAAACGAAATAGTTGCCATGCGTGAAAAGTCATTTATGCAAGTAGGCGGTTTAATGGGATTCGTTCTTCTATTGTTGTTAATTTCCTACATCATCATACATCGTGATGCAAAAAGCATTAAACAATACAAGCACAAGACAACTGATTTGATAAGGCAACTGGAACAATCCGTACAACGGAACGAGGCACTGATAACGTCAAGGAAGAAGGCGGTACATACTATCACCCATGAACTGCGCACACCGCTGACAGCAATAACAGGCTATGCCGGACTGATACGGAAAGAACAGTGTGAGGATAAGTCCGGGCAGTATATCCAAAACATACTGCAATCCTCCGACCGTATGCGGGATATGCTTAACACTTTGCTTGACTTCTTCCGCCTGGACAACGGCAAGGAACAGCCCCGTCTGTCACCCTGCCGGATTTCAGCAATCACGCACACACTTGAAACGGAGTTCATGCCTGTTGCCGTGAACAAAGGGCTGTCCTTGTCCGTGAAGACTGGACACGATGCCATTGTATTGACCGACAAAGAGCGAATAATACAAATCGGGAATAACCTGCTGTCAAACGCTGTCAAGTTCACAGAAGAAGGCGGTGTTTCTTTGATTACTGAATATGATAATGGAGTTCTGACACTGGTCGTTGAAGATACAGGTACAGGCATGACAGAAGAGGAACAGAAACAAGCGTTCGGTGCGTTTGAACGTCTATCAAATGCCGCCGCAAAGGAGGGTTTCGGGCTTGGGCTTGCCATAATGCGTAATATTGTGTCGATGCTTGGCGGAACAATCCGTTTAGACAGCAAGAAAGGGAAAGGCAGTCGTTTCACAGTTGAAATTTCTATGCAGGAAGCTGAAGAACAGCTTGGATATACAAGCAATACACCTGTTTATCATAACAATAAATTCCATGATGTTGTCGCCATTGACAATGATGAGGTATTACTTCTGATGCTGAAAGAGATGTATTCCCAAGAAGGAATACACTGCGACACTTGCACCGATGCTGCGGCACTGATGGAAATGATACGCCAGAAAGAATACAGCCTGTTGCTGACAGACTTGAATATGCCCGATATAAACGGTTTCGAATTGCTGGAACTGTTGCGTTCGTCCAACGTGGGCAATTCACCAACAATCCCGGTGGTTGTGGCAACCGCTTCGGGCAGTTGTAACAAAGGGGAACTATTGGCAAAAGGCTTTGCCGGATGCCTGTTCAAACCGTTCTCCATATCGGAACTGATGGAGGTTTCCGACAGGTGTGCCATAAAAGCGACACCGGACGGGAAACCGGACTTTTCCGCCTTATTGTCCTATGGCAATGAAGCCGTCATGCTGGAAAAGTTGATAACTGAAACAGAAAAGGAAATGCAGGCGGTACGGGATGCAGCAAAAGAAAAAGACCTGCAAAAGCTGGATTCCCTGATCCACCACCTGCGCAGTTCGTGGGAGGTGCTCCGTGCCGACCAACCGCTGAATGTACTTTACGGATTGCTTCGTGGCGATGCTCTCCCGGATGGTGAAGCGTTAAGCCATGCCGTGACTGCCGTGCTGGATAAGGGAGTGGAAATAATACGGTTGGCAGAAGAGGAAAGGAGAAAATACGAAGATGAATAA